A genomic stretch from Kribbella amoyensis includes:
- a CDS encoding phage holin family protein encodes MTTHPDAARQNGRTSGQDEHIGALVAQLTNDVSRLVRDELQLAKSELKEKEAGVGVGLFGGAGTVAIYGLGALIAAGILGLATAVPAWLSALIVAVVLFAVAGVAALLGKRHVTQATPPVPQRAVEGVHEDLEALKGHQPEGKITA; translated from the coding sequence ATGACGACGCATCCGGACGCGGCCCGGCAGAACGGCCGCACGAGCGGACAGGACGAGCACATCGGCGCCCTGGTCGCCCAGTTGACCAATGACGTCAGCCGGTTGGTGCGCGACGAGCTGCAACTGGCGAAGTCGGAGCTGAAGGAGAAGGAGGCCGGCGTCGGTGTCGGCCTGTTCGGCGGCGCCGGCACCGTCGCGATCTACGGCCTCGGCGCGTTGATCGCCGCCGGCATCCTCGGTCTCGCCACCGCGGTCCCGGCGTGGCTGTCGGCTCTGATCGTCGCCGTGGTCCTGTTCGCGGTCGCGGGTGTCGCGGCCCTGCTGGGCAAGCGCCACGTCACCCAGGCAACTCCGCCCGTTCCGCAGCGCGCCGTCGAGGGCGTGCACGAGGACCTGGAAGCACTGAAGGGCCACCAGCCGGAAGGGAAGATCACCGCATGA
- a CDS encoding DUF3618 domain-containing protein, with the protein MTTTRPTTKNARTAARNGTRPEPMSETEALRADLELTRQHLADTVQELSRQLNVPRRIKESAGHAGHRVKETASSLGSRAKETAGSMSTKAKESAGTMGSRAKENAGAMGSRAKETAGSMSARAKETAGNLGHRGSDESEPKAKHLPSARSLPEQAKALPAKARELPAMSRRHPKATAAAGGAVALGVGAAAWIVGHRK; encoded by the coding sequence ATGACCACCACGAGGCCGACCACCAAGAACGCCCGGACCGCGGCGCGGAACGGCACGCGCCCGGAGCCGATGTCGGAGACCGAGGCGCTCAGGGCCGACCTGGAGCTGACCCGGCAGCACCTCGCCGACACCGTGCAGGAGCTGAGCCGGCAACTCAACGTGCCGCGCCGGATCAAGGAATCCGCGGGCCACGCCGGTCACCGGGTCAAGGAGACCGCGAGCAGTCTGGGCAGCAGAGCCAAGGAGACGGCCGGTTCGATGAGTACGAAGGCGAAGGAAAGCGCCGGCACGATGGGCTCCCGGGCCAAGGAGAACGCCGGCGCGATGGGATCCAGGGCGAAGGAGACGGCGGGCTCGATGAGCGCGCGGGCCAAGGAGACGGCCGGCAACCTCGGTCACCGCGGGAGCGACGAGTCGGAACCGAAGGCGAAGCACCTGCCGTCGGCCAGAAGCCTTCCGGAGCAGGCAAAAGCCCTGCCCGCCAAGGCCAGGGAGCTCCCGGCGATGTCCCGCCGGCATCCGAAGGCGACGGCGGCCGCCGGCGGTGCGGTGGCTCTCGGAGTCGGCGCGGCCGCGTGGATCGTGGGGCACCGCAAGTGA
- a CDS encoding GAF and ANTAR domain-containing protein, which produces MNDEGPEAADVFAQLAVELHEEGGVDETVEAVLQFALQAVSCKSAGVLLVQLDGRLETLAATDDLVEQCDRLQIETGTGPARETMDEDTVLIADTAADERWPVWSAKTAALGLGSLLCVRLHAGGITLGVLQLFAAEPDTFDADDDAVAHILARHASVALASARQEESLWQAIDARKLIGQAQGILMERFGIDDGLAFTVLRRYSQDYNLKLRDVAQRLIDTRRLPD; this is translated from the coding sequence GTGAACGACGAGGGTCCGGAGGCTGCCGACGTCTTCGCCCAGCTCGCGGTCGAACTGCACGAGGAGGGCGGCGTCGACGAGACGGTCGAGGCGGTGCTGCAGTTCGCCCTGCAGGCGGTGAGCTGCAAGAGCGCGGGCGTCCTGCTGGTCCAGCTCGACGGTCGGCTGGAGACGCTCGCGGCCACCGACGACCTGGTCGAGCAGTGCGACCGCCTGCAGATCGAGACCGGTACGGGCCCGGCGCGCGAGACGATGGACGAGGACACCGTCCTGATCGCGGACACGGCCGCCGACGAGCGTTGGCCGGTGTGGTCGGCCAAGACAGCCGCGCTCGGACTGGGCAGTCTGCTCTGTGTCCGGCTGCACGCCGGCGGCATCACCCTCGGGGTGCTGCAACTGTTCGCCGCCGAGCCGGACACCTTCGACGCCGACGACGACGCGGTCGCGCACATCCTGGCCCGGCACGCCTCCGTCGCCCTCGCCAGCGCCCGTCAGGAGGAGTCGCTCTGGCAGGCGATCGACGCGCGCAAGCTGATCGGCCAGGCGCAGGGCATCCTGATGGAACGCTTCGGCATCGACGACGGCTTGGCCTTTACCGTCCTGCGCCGCTACTCGCAGGACTACAACCTCAAGCTCCGCGACGTCGCCCAGCGCCTGATCGACACCCGCCGCCTCCCGGACTGA
- a CDS encoding SWIM zinc finger family protein, with protein sequence MGAWDTEQVLALAPDPAAAKAGQAQARVAKWSDAGRSEHALWGYCQGSGKKPYQTMVDLSGPAFRCSCPSRKFPCKHALGLMLLGAAGELTATGEPDWVDAWLTERAGRAERAAERAERKPGEVADPLAAQQRASRRADRVSAGMAELQSWLDDQVRRGLSGFEQRGYGELSRLAARMVDAQAPGVAGAVRRAAGVVGRGHDWPGELLEELSLIHLTVSAHNRLAELPPSLADTVQTRIGWTVETARVRAEGEKVEDDWLVLGRVVEPDERLTVRRLWLRGATTGRLALILDFAAAGRRLEPLPAWPGEYVPAVLSFYPGALPLRALLDQTAPRMPAPKPHGLTARQALAAYVESLAADPWNERWPLVLQGVRPARYGEGWALVDESGDALEILPFVDPWKLLAVSAGEPVTVAGEWNRAGFRPMTCWDSDRAVIVA encoded by the coding sequence GTGGGGGCTTGGGATACGGAGCAGGTGCTCGCGCTGGCGCCTGATCCTGCCGCCGCGAAGGCAGGACAGGCGCAGGCACGGGTCGCCAAGTGGTCGGACGCCGGCCGCTCGGAGCACGCGCTCTGGGGGTACTGCCAGGGCAGCGGCAAGAAGCCGTATCAGACGATGGTGGACCTGAGCGGGCCCGCGTTCCGGTGCTCCTGCCCGAGCCGCAAGTTCCCCTGCAAACACGCCCTTGGCCTGATGCTGCTCGGAGCAGCCGGCGAGCTCACCGCGACCGGCGAGCCCGACTGGGTGGACGCCTGGCTGACCGAGCGCGCCGGCCGGGCCGAGCGTGCCGCCGAGCGGGCCGAGCGCAAGCCCGGAGAGGTCGCCGATCCCCTCGCGGCGCAGCAGCGCGCGTCCCGGCGAGCCGATCGGGTGTCCGCCGGGATGGCCGAGCTGCAGAGCTGGCTGGACGACCAGGTACGCCGTGGCCTCAGCGGCTTCGAGCAACGCGGGTACGGCGAGCTCAGCCGCCTCGCGGCGCGCATGGTGGACGCCCAGGCCCCAGGTGTGGCCGGTGCCGTACGCCGAGCCGCCGGCGTGGTCGGGCGAGGACACGACTGGCCCGGCGAACTCCTCGAAGAGCTGTCGCTGATCCACCTGACCGTGTCCGCGCACAACCGGCTCGCCGAGCTCCCACCGTCGTTGGCGGACACCGTGCAGACCCGCATCGGCTGGACCGTCGAGACCGCGCGAGTCCGGGCCGAGGGCGAGAAGGTGGAGGACGACTGGCTGGTCCTCGGACGCGTCGTCGAACCGGACGAGCGGCTCACCGTCCGCCGTCTGTGGTTGCGTGGGGCAACGACTGGACGGCTCGCCCTGATTCTCGACTTCGCCGCCGCCGGCCGCCGACTGGAGCCGCTCCCCGCCTGGCCCGGGGAGTACGTCCCGGCCGTGCTGTCCTTCTACCCCGGCGCCCTGCCCCTTCGTGCCCTGCTCGACCAGACCGCGCCACGGATGCCGGCGCCGAAGCCGCACGGTCTCACCGCGCGCCAGGCCCTCGCCGCGTACGTCGAATCCCTCGCAGCCGACCCGTGGAACGAGCGCTGGCCCCTTGTCCTTCAAGGCGTTCGCCCGGCTCGGTACGGCGAGGGCTGGGCGCTGGTCGACGAGTCCGGTGACGCGTTGGAGATCCTGCCGTTCGTGGATCCGTGGAAGCTGCTCGCCGTGTCCGCGGGGGAGCCGGTCACCGTCGCCGGTGAGTGGAACCGGGCCGGCTTCCGGCCGATGACGTGCTGGGACAGCGATCGGGCGGTGATCGTGGCATGA
- a CDS encoding DUF4235 domain-containing protein — MNNKAAKLAYRPFGLVSGIVGGLVAGAIFKQVWRRVSDADDAPDALQAEYRWREVLLAAALQGAVYAVVKAAVDRGGAKAFERWTGEWPGN, encoded by the coding sequence GTGAACAACAAGGCCGCCAAGCTCGCGTACCGCCCGTTCGGCCTGGTCTCCGGCATCGTCGGGGGTCTGGTCGCCGGCGCGATCTTCAAGCAGGTCTGGCGCCGGGTCAGCGACGCCGACGACGCCCCGGACGCCCTCCAGGCCGAGTACCGCTGGCGCGAGGTGCTGCTCGCCGCGGCGCTGCAGGGCGCGGTGTACGCGGTGGTCAAGGCCGCCGTGGACCGCGGCGGCGCGAAGGCGTTCGAACGCTGGACCGGCGAATGGCCCGGCAACTGA
- a CDS encoding MDR family MFS transporter, with the protein MSVTETGELTAPSAGPATARRPLSPSTPLDPAPAAANGPANGSAAPPDPGLTHREILEILAGLLAALFTAVLSSTIVSNALPTIIADLEGSQTQYTWVITASLLAMTVSTPVWGKLSDLMSKKVLVQVSIVLFVVGSALAGMAQTVPFLIGARVLQGLAMGGLMALAQAIIGAAIPPRARGRYSGYMGAVVAVATVSGPLLGGVIVDTAWLGWRWCFYVCVPLAVISLIVLQRYLHLPLVRRKVKLDYLGAVLIAGAASLPLIWVSFAGEHFPWKSRETALYLGGTAVLALLAILVEVKAKEPLVPLAVVRERTTALAIVASVAVGISMFGAAVFLGQYFQIARGYSPTEAGLLSVPMMLGSFFGSVGAGQLITRYGRWKRYLVLGALLLIAGLGVLGTIDHTTEYSVVGAGMLAMGIGMGMLMQNLVLAVQNTVDVSQVGAASATVTFFRSLGGAVGVSVLGAVLANRVTDLIETNVQALGPSGAQAAQAMQGDSGGSVLDVGSLPPVLGDIVRHAYGDATGRIFLIGAAAAVISLLAVLFIREVPLRRTVSMAEDEVDLAAAAAPGAGSAGVVPAAADPAEESARVALDVITSAERTALERERAADERVEAAATVIRQMRTDVADLFTRVDQQIADLERNLPGVPADHPMAPVLAAQPQDGEWVDELRRYELSVLSASQRTADHLREVAQADADELLAAARAEEEAIRHRITELQAVEHHLLATVRTGLTANPAHQPAPTAAGADTQRGGNGYPGAYGSEQEAFG; encoded by the coding sequence ATGTCTGTCACCGAGACAGGCGAGCTCACGGCGCCATCCGCCGGGCCCGCCACCGCACGACGACCGCTCAGCCCCAGTACCCCACTGGACCCCGCGCCGGCCGCGGCGAACGGACCTGCGAACGGATCGGCCGCACCGCCCGATCCCGGGCTGACCCATCGGGAGATCCTCGAGATCCTGGCCGGCCTGCTGGCCGCGTTGTTCACCGCGGTGCTCAGCTCGACCATCGTCAGCAACGCGCTGCCGACGATCATCGCCGACCTCGAGGGCAGCCAGACGCAGTACACCTGGGTGATCACCGCGAGCCTGTTGGCGATGACGGTGAGCACGCCGGTGTGGGGCAAGTTGTCGGACCTGATGAGCAAGAAGGTGCTCGTCCAGGTCTCGATCGTGCTGTTCGTGGTCGGCTCCGCGCTGGCCGGGATGGCGCAGACGGTGCCGTTCCTGATCGGCGCCCGGGTCCTGCAGGGGCTCGCGATGGGCGGGTTGATGGCGCTCGCGCAGGCGATCATCGGGGCGGCGATCCCGCCCCGGGCCCGCGGCCGGTACTCGGGCTACATGGGTGCCGTCGTCGCGGTCGCGACCGTCAGCGGCCCGTTGCTGGGTGGCGTCATCGTGGACACCGCGTGGCTCGGCTGGCGTTGGTGCTTCTACGTCTGCGTCCCGCTCGCCGTGATCAGCCTGATCGTGCTGCAGCGGTACCTGCACCTGCCGCTGGTCAGGCGCAAGGTGAAGCTCGACTACCTCGGCGCGGTCCTGATCGCGGGCGCGGCCAGCCTGCCGCTGATCTGGGTGTCGTTCGCGGGCGAGCACTTCCCGTGGAAGTCGCGGGAGACCGCGCTGTACCTCGGCGGGACCGCGGTGCTCGCGTTGCTGGCGATCCTGGTCGAGGTGAAGGCGAAGGAGCCGCTGGTCCCGCTGGCCGTGGTCCGGGAACGCACCACGGCGCTGGCGATCGTGGCCAGCGTCGCGGTCGGGATCTCGATGTTCGGCGCCGCGGTGTTCCTGGGCCAGTACTTCCAGATCGCCCGCGGCTACAGCCCGACCGAGGCCGGGCTGCTCAGCGTGCCGATGATGCTGGGCTCGTTCTTCGGCTCGGTGGGCGCCGGCCAGCTGATCACCCGGTACGGCAGGTGGAAGCGGTACCTGGTCCTCGGTGCGCTGCTGCTGATCGCCGGGCTCGGGGTGCTCGGCACGATCGACCACACCACCGAGTACTCCGTGGTCGGGGCCGGCATGCTCGCGATGGGGATCGGTATGGGCATGCTGATGCAGAACCTCGTGCTCGCGGTCCAGAACACGGTCGACGTCAGCCAGGTCGGCGCGGCGAGTGCGACGGTCACGTTCTTCCGCAGTCTCGGGGGCGCAGTCGGCGTCTCGGTACTCGGGGCCGTCCTCGCGAACCGGGTGACCGATTTGATCGAGACGAACGTGCAGGCGCTCGGTCCGTCCGGTGCCCAGGCCGCGCAGGCGATGCAGGGTGACTCCGGCGGGAGCGTGCTCGACGTGGGGTCGCTGCCGCCGGTACTCGGGGACATCGTGCGGCACGCGTACGGGGACGCGACCGGGCGGATCTTCCTGATCGGTGCGGCGGCTGCCGTGATCAGCTTGCTCGCGGTGCTGTTCATTCGTGAGGTGCCGCTGCGGCGGACGGTCTCGATGGCCGAGGACGAGGTGGATCTCGCGGCGGCCGCGGCACCCGGCGCCGGCAGCGCGGGCGTCGTCCCGGCGGCGGCTGATCCGGCCGAGGAGTCGGCGCGGGTGGCGCTGGACGTGATCACGTCGGCCGAGCGGACCGCGTTGGAGCGGGAGCGGGCGGCGGACGAGCGGGTCGAGGCGGCGGCGACCGTGATCCGGCAGATGCGCACCGACGTCGCCGATCTGTTCACCCGGGTCGACCAGCAGATCGCGGACCTCGAACGGAACCTGCCCGGTGTCCCGGCGGACCATCCGATGGCGCCGGTCCTCGCCGCGCAGCCGCAGGACGGCGAGTGGGTCGACGAGCTGCGGCGGTACGAGCTGAGCGTGCTGAGCGCCAGCCAGCGCACCGCCGACCATCTCCGCGAGGTCGCCCAGGCCGACGCCGACGAGCTCCTCGCCGCGGCCCGAGCCGAAGAAGAAGCCATCCGCCACCGCATCACCGAACTCCAAGCCGTCGAACACCACCTCCTCGCCACCGTCCGCACCGGCCTCACCGCGAACCCCGCTCACCAGCCCGCGCCGACGGCGGCTGGTGCGGATACGCAGCGGGGTGGGAACGGGTATCCGGGAGCGTACGGGTCGGAGCAGGAGGCCTTCGGTTGA
- a CDS encoding glycoside hydrolase family 16 protein, with amino-acid sequence MRTVRIRAVVAVAALALAAIGLFVVRPAGDAVAQTADDGTAATKYNWGTPLPGSDEFNYTGAPDASKWGVYGEGGDEGGAGSNCWPGHSGNGRRCASANTVTGEYLRQTGLENGDTAGLASKTDQKYGRWEVRARMAADSGASGDPYHPVLITWPQSDEWPAGAEYDFLEVNVGDSGAGAFLHYPNHQPKVQEHAEKAGVDLTQWHNYGFEWTADGLVGFIDGEEWFRFDQDCIQCAPGPMHLTIQLDNFFGAGGLRKAFFDVDWARIYAAP; translated from the coding sequence ATGAGAACCGTAAGGATCAGAGCCGTGGTCGCGGTCGCCGCACTCGCGCTGGCCGCCATTGGGCTGTTCGTGGTGCGACCGGCCGGCGACGCAGTGGCCCAGACCGCGGACGACGGCACGGCCGCGACGAAGTACAACTGGGGTACGCCGTTGCCCGGGTCGGACGAGTTCAACTACACCGGTGCGCCGGACGCGAGCAAGTGGGGCGTGTACGGCGAGGGCGGTGACGAGGGCGGCGCCGGCTCGAACTGCTGGCCGGGCCACTCCGGCAACGGCCGCCGGTGCGCGAGCGCGAACACGGTCACGGGTGAGTACCTGCGGCAGACCGGGCTCGAGAACGGCGACACCGCGGGCCTCGCGTCCAAGACCGACCAGAAGTACGGGCGGTGGGAGGTCCGGGCCCGGATGGCCGCCGACTCGGGGGCGAGCGGCGATCCGTACCACCCGGTGCTGATCACCTGGCCGCAGAGCGACGAATGGCCGGCCGGCGCGGAGTACGACTTCCTCGAGGTGAACGTCGGCGACTCGGGCGCGGGTGCGTTCCTGCACTACCCGAACCACCAGCCGAAGGTGCAGGAGCACGCCGAGAAGGCGGGTGTCGACCTGACCCAGTGGCACAACTACGGGTTCGAGTGGACCGCGGACGGGCTGGTCGGGTTCATCGACGGCGAGGAGTGGTTCCGGTTCGACCAGGACTGCATCCAGTGCGCGCCCGGGCCGATGCACCTGACCATCCAGCTGGACAACTTCTTCGGCGCGGGCGGCCTGCGGAAGGCCTTCTTCGACGTCGACTGGGCCCGCATCTACGCGGCGCCGTGA
- a CDS encoding DUF5691 domain-containing protein, which yields MRGWDGLVSSALLGTERRPPQFAELPPSIQEQLGEDPGLLDAAALATLYHRAGRLPLQGIAPLPVAEGEDRPLPRPNAIRRLTAMLGGFQTAALGEWLRIATEKGWGIPPEHLPALADYARGRSEYRRLVVEAAGRRAGWLADLNPEWRFLHQAVNDDPQVWTHGNALQRRSWFRRLRQRDPGTALDALREVWPTEPAAARTEFLSELTAQLSKADEEFLEAALDDRSKEVRRAAAKLLARVEGSQYSERMAERVASFVTEERGLLTVTLPPRITKAMERDGIDPQPHPGLGRRAWWLRQLIAAAPLPPPRLLDLPVEGVGFEVLQTAWAEAAVRERNVDWARALLTSNASTDNRTAELLRLLPDEEWPAVIEQLRKTIDLGDLVGGLPVPWPAPLGVLVLDQLRKAGTARSFARLASTAARAVPVGVLTHPLVREPPGEEDTWRSRLIETLNFRREMYEELS from the coding sequence ATGAGGGGCTGGGACGGGCTGGTGAGCTCCGCGTTGCTCGGGACCGAGCGACGGCCGCCGCAGTTCGCGGAGTTGCCGCCGTCGATCCAGGAGCAGCTCGGCGAGGACCCGGGACTGCTCGATGCGGCCGCGCTGGCGACGCTCTACCATCGCGCGGGACGCCTTCCCCTGCAGGGAATCGCGCCGCTCCCGGTGGCCGAGGGCGAGGACCGTCCGTTGCCGCGGCCGAACGCGATCCGCCGGCTCACCGCGATGCTGGGCGGCTTCCAGACCGCGGCGCTCGGGGAGTGGCTGCGGATCGCGACCGAGAAGGGCTGGGGGATCCCACCCGAGCACCTCCCCGCGTTGGCCGACTACGCGCGCGGCCGCTCGGAGTACAGGCGGTTGGTCGTCGAGGCGGCCGGGCGCCGGGCCGGGTGGCTGGCGGATCTCAATCCCGAGTGGCGGTTCCTGCACCAGGCGGTGAACGACGATCCGCAGGTGTGGACGCACGGCAACGCGTTGCAGCGGCGCAGCTGGTTCCGCCGGTTGCGGCAGCGCGATCCCGGGACCGCGCTCGACGCGTTGCGTGAGGTCTGGCCGACCGAGCCGGCCGCGGCGCGGACCGAGTTCCTGAGTGAGCTGACTGCCCAACTGAGCAAGGCGGACGAGGAGTTCCTGGAGGCCGCGCTCGACGATCGCTCCAAGGAAGTGCGCCGAGCCGCCGCGAAGTTGCTGGCGCGGGTGGAGGGCTCGCAGTACAGCGAGCGGATGGCGGAGCGGGTCGCGTCATTCGTGACCGAGGAGCGTGGCCTTCTCACGGTCACGTTGCCGCCGCGTATCACCAAGGCGATGGAGCGCGACGGTATCGACCCGCAACCGCATCCGGGATTGGGCCGCCGGGCTTGGTGGTTGCGGCAGCTGATCGCCGCGGCGCCGTTACCCCCACCACGACTGCTGGATCTGCCGGTCGAGGGCGTCGGCTTCGAGGTGCTGCAGACGGCCTGGGCCGAAGCCGCGGTCCGCGAGCGGAACGTGGACTGGGCCCGCGCCCTGCTCACCAGCAACGCGTCCACGGACAACCGGACCGCCGAGCTGCTGCGCCTGTTGCCGGACGAGGAGTGGCCCGCCGTGATCGAGCAGTTGCGCAAGACGATCGACCTCGGCGACCTGGTCGGCGGACTGCCGGTGCCGTGGCCTGCCCCGCTGGGCGTGCTCGTGCTCGACCAGCTGCGCAAGGCCGGTACAGCGCGGAGCTTCGCGCGGCTCGCGAGTACGGCCGCGCGCGCGGTACCGGTCGGGGTGCTGACGCATCCGCTCGTCCGCGAACCACCCGGCGAAGAGGACACCTGGCGCTCGCGCCTGATCGAGACCCTGAATTTCCGTCGTGAGATGTACGAGGAGCTGTCATGA
- a CDS encoding glyoxalase superfamily protein produces MDWKLELVSVPVSDVDRAKAFYVDKVGFNADHDHQVSDELRFVQLTPPGSACSIALGTGLPQAEPGSVRGLQIVVADVDAARAELAGRGVEVSDVQDFPWGRFVFFEDPDGNGWALQQLPAWS; encoded by the coding sequence GTGGACTGGAAGCTCGAACTGGTCTCGGTCCCGGTCTCGGACGTCGACCGGGCCAAGGCGTTCTACGTCGACAAGGTGGGGTTCAACGCCGACCACGACCACCAGGTCAGCGACGAGTTGCGGTTCGTTCAGCTGACGCCGCCCGGCTCGGCCTGTTCCATTGCCCTCGGCACCGGCCTGCCGCAGGCGGAGCCGGGCTCGGTCCGCGGCCTGCAGATCGTCGTCGCCGACGTGGACGCGGCCCGCGCCGAGCTGGCCGGGCGGGGGGTCGAGGTGAGCGACGTGCAGGACTTCCCGTGGGGCCGCTTCGTCTTCTTCGAGGATCCCGACGGCAACGGCTGGGCCCTGCAGCAGCTTCCGGCCTGGAGCTGA
- a CDS encoding ATP-binding protein: MTTTAVMRPHAEDEYAGELTALAAADDRPRPPAWRLSPSAVVTYLLGGQAGDVEISPKYVGPRRLVEVAVATLATDRALLLLGVPGTAKTWVSEHLAAAISGDSTLLVQGTAGTAEEAIRYGWNYAQLIAQGPSEAALVPSPVQRAMAEAKIARIEELTRMPSDVQDALITVLSEKALPIPELATEIQAHKGFNVIATANDRDKGVNELSSALRRRFNTVVLPLPDSADDEVEIVSRRVAQLGSALELPQHDTALDEIRRVVTVFRELRSGRTEDGRTAVKSPSGTLSTAEAISVVTGGLALAAHFGDGVLRSYDVAGGILGAVVKDPSADRVVWSEYLETVVRERDGWSDFYRACRDIAG, from the coding sequence ATGACGACCACCGCAGTGATGCGCCCGCACGCCGAGGACGAGTACGCCGGTGAGCTGACCGCGCTGGCGGCCGCCGACGACCGGCCCCGGCCGCCGGCCTGGCGGCTGTCCCCGAGCGCCGTGGTCACGTACCTGCTCGGCGGGCAGGCCGGGGACGTGGAGATCAGCCCCAAGTACGTCGGTCCGCGGCGGCTGGTCGAGGTCGCCGTCGCCACCCTGGCCACCGATCGCGCGCTGCTCCTGCTCGGCGTCCCGGGCACCGCGAAGACGTGGGTCAGCGAGCACCTCGCGGCCGCGATCAGCGGTGACTCGACCCTGCTCGTCCAGGGCACCGCCGGGACGGCCGAGGAGGCGATCCGGTACGGCTGGAACTACGCGCAGCTCATCGCCCAGGGCCCGAGCGAGGCGGCCCTGGTCCCGAGTCCGGTGCAGCGGGCGATGGCCGAGGCGAAGATCGCCCGGATCGAGGAGCTGACCCGGATGCCGTCCGACGTCCAGGACGCGCTGATCACCGTGCTGTCGGAGAAGGCGCTGCCGATTCCGGAGCTGGCCACGGAGATCCAGGCGCACAAGGGATTCAACGTCATCGCGACCGCGAACGACCGGGACAAGGGCGTGAACGAGTTGTCCAGCGCGTTGCGGCGCCGGTTCAACACGGTCGTCCTGCCCTTGCCCGACTCGGCGGACGACGAGGTGGAGATCGTGTCCCGCCGGGTGGCCCAGCTCGGCTCGGCCCTGGAACTGCCGCAGCACGACACCGCGCTGGACGAGATCCGGCGCGTGGTCACCGTGTTCCGCGAGCTGCGGTCCGGGCGGACCGAGGACGGCCGCACCGCGGTGAAGTCGCCGTCCGGCACCCTCTCCACGGCCGAGGCGATCAGCGTGGTCACCGGCGGACTCGCGCTGGCCGCGCACTTCGGCGACGGCGTGCTCCGCTCGTACGACGTGGCCGGCGGCATCCTCGGCGCGGTGGTGAAGGACCCGTCGGCCGATCGCGTGGTCTGGTCGGAGTACCTGGAGACCGTGGTCCGCGAGCGGGACGGCTGGTCGGACTTCTACCGGGCCTGCCGGGACATCGCCGGATGA
- a CDS encoding serine hydrolase domain-containing protein — MNSSTLQHLVQDTIDELIGSGAESGLQVAAYHHGELVVDAVGGLADTGTKRPVTSDTPFYSASTGKGVTATLAHVLADRGVLTYDAPIADVWPEFGVRGKDKATLRHVLTHSVGLPGVPSTTTVEDLTDWDRMTAQLAAAEPWWEPGTKMAYHAQTFGFLIGEVIRRATGKPLGQVLAEEVTGPLGVADEVYFGVPATEVDRVARLEDAEGIEEMMAMVGAMFERLAPAAVTPSAAYANRPEVLTADIPAGGTVTARGVAKVYAALLGDVDGVRLVGPERLAEIAGPALVAPDEVLGHTETWALGYSVGRLGSTPEETPDVFGMPGIGGSVAWADRGLGVAFALTRTRFDPTQSASAVRIGELVARTLAG, encoded by the coding sequence ATGAACAGCAGCACCCTCCAGCACCTGGTCCAGGACACGATCGACGAGCTGATCGGTTCCGGCGCGGAGAGCGGCCTCCAGGTCGCGGCGTACCACCACGGCGAACTGGTCGTGGACGCGGTCGGCGGCCTGGCCGATACCGGGACCAAGCGCCCGGTCACCTCGGACACGCCCTTCTACAGCGCGTCCACCGGCAAGGGCGTCACGGCGACCCTGGCCCACGTCCTGGCCGACCGGGGCGTGCTCACGTACGACGCGCCGATCGCCGACGTGTGGCCCGAGTTCGGTGTCCGCGGCAAGGACAAGGCGACCCTGCGGCACGTCCTCACCCACTCGGTCGGCCTGCCCGGGGTGCCGAGCACGACGACCGTCGAGGACCTGACCGACTGGGACCGGATGACCGCGCAACTGGCCGCGGCCGAGCCGTGGTGGGAGCCGGGCACGAAGATGGCGTACCACGCGCAGACCTTCGGCTTCCTGATCGGCGAGGTGATCCGCCGCGCCACCGGCAAGCCGCTCGGCCAGGTCCTGGCCGAGGAGGTCACCGGCCCGCTGGGCGTCGCCGACGAGGTGTACTTCGGCGTCCCCGCGACCGAGGTGGACCGGGTCGCCCGGCTCGAGGACGCCGAGGGGATCGAGGAGATGATGGCGATGGTAGGGGCGATGTTCGAGCGGCTGGCCCCGGCCGCGGTCACCCCGAGCGCGGCGTACGCGAACCGGCCCGAGGTGCTGACCGCAGACATCCCGGCCGGTGGGACCGTGACCGCGCGCGGCGTCGCCAAGGTGTACGCCGCGCTGCTGGGCGACGTGGACGGGGTCCGGCTGGTCGGGCCCGAGCGGCTCGCCGAGATCGCCGGCCCGGCCCTGGTCGCGCCTGACGAGGTACTCGGCCACACGGAGACCTGGGCGCTCGGCTACTCGGTCGGGCGGCTCGGTTCGACGCCGGAGGAGACGCCGGACGTGTTCGGGATGCCGGGGATCGGCGGCAGCGTCGCCTGGGCGGACCGGGGTCTCGGCGTCGCGTTCGCGCTGACCCGGACCCGGTTCGACCCGACGCAGTCCGCCAGCGCGGTCCGGATCGGCGAGCTGGTGGCGCGGACGCTGGCCGGGTAA